Part of the Impatiens glandulifera chromosome 8, dImpGla2.1, whole genome shotgun sequence genome is shown below.
ttttatccaaCAATTCATGATTGATCAGCATCATCATACTTGAATCCACTATCCTCATTGCTACTTGTTCTACTTCTTCTTGAGTAGTGCTGCTCCATACAGATCTCACCCAACCTACTATGTCCCCTGATGTAGATCCTGACTTCTCGGAGAAATAAGGATCTAATACCTTCTTTCTTGTTATCAACTCCAATAAGACCACTCCAAAACTATACACATCTGATTTTGTGCTAAAGTTGTTGATGCTAAATGCATTTTCTGCACacacaaacatatatttatGAGAACAAAAGCAACAATAGTTGAACctttttggtaaaaaatcaaagaagaagaagaagaacctggTGCTATATAGCCAATTGTGCCTAGAACTGCATTGGATTGAATTGGGGCTGTGGATTGATCatgatcaagaagaagaagcttgGCAATGCCAAAATCAGATATATGAGGCTCCATGTCCAAATCCAACAATATATTCATTGGTTTGATATCCTTATGCACTATCGGAGGATCACAATCGTGGTGAAGATACGACAATCCATTAGCTACTCCAATTGCAATTCTATAACGTTCATTCTGTTAGAATCTATAATTCCAACACATTCCACTCCAAGTTCCGAGGTGGACTTATCTCATGGAGCACATCATGAAGGCTTCCGTTTTCCATATATTGGTATAAGATCAAACCGTATTCCTTTCTCAACCAGAAATTTTCCAACTTCACGAGGTTTTTATGCCTCACCCTCCCAACTGTCTCGATCTCCCTCACCATACTTTTTCTTATTGATCCTGAAAAAACCAGCTTCTTTGCAGCATAATGCACCACACCCTCTTGTTTAACATGATCTGGACTTGGGAGTGAAACTTTATATACCTTTCCATGGGCGCCTTTTCCAATCAAGTATTTATCATCCAGATTCTCAGTAGCTAACATTATTCTATTCAGTTCAGAGGATGCACCCTCTTCTTCATCTACCAAGTTACTATCATCtcggttcttcctcttcctctgaAAGAAACACATGAAACATCCTACAAGGATGATGATGAGAACAACTGACGATCCAATAGCTATCAAAACAATTTTAGTAGTAGAAGAAGAAGGTGTTTTCCGGCTGCAAGACTTTAATATGGGATTTTCATGGCAACTTGAGTTGTTGATTGTAGGAAGAAGACATATCAAACAAAGACCTGAATTCCCAACAAAAGAATAAGGGAATGAATTGGCAACCTTCAACAATGTTTCAGGTATCTGGCCACTGAAATGGTTGTAAGAAACATTCAGTTTAACAAACTTGGGCCCGGTTCCACCAATGTAAGACAAAGTCCCTGTCAAATTGTTGTGAGATATGTCCAACTCCTCCAATTCACTCAATCTTCCTAGTTCCTTAATCTCACCTGTCATACCATTCCAGCTAACATTTAGTCTTTTCAAATGATGTTGTGTTGCTTCCATTTCGAACGAAGGAAAGCTCCCACCCAACATATTCCCGCCCAACTGCAGATTCAAAAGggaatcaatttcaaataacaaaaaagcAGGAAGACCTCCAACTAGTTTGTTACCATTGAGATTCAGTGTAGACAACTTCTTCAAGCTTCTAAAAGCAAAAGAGGGTATAGAACCATTGAAAAGATTGTAACTCAAATCAAGGTCAAACAATTCAGTACAGTTTGACAGTTGATCAGATGGCAACAAACCTTCCAACCGATTGTAAGAAATATTCAATCTTCCAAGATTAACCATGTTTCCAAATAATTCAGATGACACAACACCCGTCAACTTGTTCATTGAAAAATCAATCTCTGTAATGCCAGATAAGTTCCCCAAGCTGGAAGGAATCATGCCCGACAAGCTATTACCACCAAGATTCATGTATAAAAGGTTTTTGTTTTCCACGAAAAACGGAACAATTCCAGAAAGGTTGTTTTCTTTGAGTATAAGTCTAGAACAGAGTCCTACATCTGGAGGTATGCTGCCTTGAAGAAAGTTAAAACCCATATTCAACCTCTTCAACTGCTTGTTCAAACAAAGATTTAGTGGTTGTTGCTAGCctactaaaataaactaatattcaattatattaaaatagataattgtAACTCTCAAGATAATTGTAAAGAGGCAAACTAGAATATTAAAcaccttttttcttttttaaagataaaaaataaaaaagcacTTTTGCCGGGAGGGGCTTGCTATCGTAACCTTTTCTCCCGGTGTATGTGAAAAAGAGTGACGAACTCCTTTTTGTTTAGTCATAGGTGGGTCCAAAGAACGAGAGTCGGCTGAAAGCTATCTCGAGCTTACGGTTTGTTACAGAAGGAATGGAGCGCGTTAGTCTGGTTTCAAACTTGGCAATTATTGTCTTTGGAATTTCATTACGGAAGAAGACCGGCTTTTCGATTGAATGAAGGGGCTCCAACCTGCGCCAAAATGTCCAAGAAGCGAGGGGCTTTAAGGCAGCTGCTAGATTGAACCAGGGAGAGTCGAGACCATGCCCTTGGCCTTGCCCTAAAGTATCGAAAAGGCAATCTCTCTAGTACTCTTTGATAAAGGTAGTCTGGGAAGACTGACTGAAAGGGCTCTTATCCGTATTGGTTGAAAATCCCGCTTAGAGATCGCAACTTCAGAGTAGTCCCATCCATTATCTCCGTCGAAGCCTCATTTTACCTGCCAATTACGGCGGATCCGTCGGATTGAAACCTCCATTATCCATTGGCTTTGCCTTGAGGTATCCTCCCATCTCCTATCGTGAGAATGCTTTTTCCTTGAGACTGTGGAAGGAAGCGACTAGTCCCTTCTTTCTTGCCGAAGCTTAACGAAGGCCGACCACTACATAGAAAGTACAAGCCCCCTACTTTTGGGGGAAAGGGCAAGCCAAACCCTACCCTAACAAGGCCCTGTTATAAAATTTCATGGGTTCCACCCCGCAGGATAAGATCCAGATCATTCACTGGAATCCATAAAACGAGTCCTGCCTACCAAAAAAATCAACTCTTTTTTTCCAGATTTTTCAGCCCTTGTTCTTCATTATGAAAGCTACTAGTTGGAGTTGGAGAAAAGGAGTCTTTTCATGCAGCAATGGTGGTGGATGGACATAAAGTCTGAAAACATAAGAAAGAGTTTCCTGAAAGAAGCACGGGAGTAGCTTGAGATTCGATTGTTTCAAATTTGGGTTGtttgtgaaatatatttttaagtaaaatattatttttaattttttttataatacttgacagattttaaaattatctatataaaaataattaatttatttaacttttaataattttgggatcggttataatcaaatgataatttgattgatattcgatttaaattaattaaatatatattcatttattttattttttaagtattttggagtatttatttaattattttaggccataaattacacataattgatgtctaaaattattattaaattatttcaactactttttgggtttaatttgggtaaaatgaatacaatattttaatccaaaattatttttttctttttatttaatttttttaattagggtttaattatcaaaataattaatcttaatttaattttaacctCTTTTctggattattttgaattaaaaaatttaaattattattttaaaattaaaaatattatagtaaattgAGGTACGctaaattttcatgtttacaataatatataatatcaatatcaatatcaaatttaaatttaaattataataaatagtactttaaattttagtaagaaaaatatataa
Proteins encoded:
- the LOC124912882 gene encoding receptor-like protein kinase, with amino-acid sequence MGGYLKAKPMDNGGQGQGHGLDSPWFNLAAALKPLASWTFWRRLEPLHSIEKPVFFRNEIPKTIIAKFETRLTRSIPSQQPLNLCLNKQLKRLNMGFNFLQGSIPPDVGLCSRLILKENNLSGIVPFFVENKNLLYMNLGGNSLSGMIPSSLGNLSGITEIDFSMNKLTGVVSSELFGNMVNLGRLNISYNRLEGLLPSDQLSNCTELFDLDLSYNLFNGSIPSFAFRSLKKLSTLNLNGNKLVGGLPAFLLFEIDSLLNLQLGGNMLGGSFPSFEMEATQHHLKRLNVSWNGMTGEIKELGRLSELEELDISHNNLTGTLSYIGGTGPKFVKLNVSYNHFSGQIPETLLKVANSFPYSFVGNSGLCLICLLPTINNSSCHENPILKSCSRKTPSSSTTKIVLIAIGSSVVLIIILVGCFMCFFQRKRKNRDDSNLVDEEEGASSELNRIMLATENLDDKYLIGKGAHGKVYKVSLPSPDHVKQEGVVHYAAKKLVFSGSIRKSMVREIETVGRVRHKNLVKLENFWLRKEYGLILYQYMENGSLHDVLHEISPPRNLEWNVIAIGVANGLSYLHHDCDPPIVHKDIKPMNILLDLDMEPHISDFGIAKLLLLDHDQSTAPIQSNAVLGTIGYIAPENAFSINNFSTKSDVYSFGVVLLELITRKKVLDPYFSEKSGSTSGDIVGWVRSVWSSTTQEEVEQVAMRIVDSSMMMLINHELLDKIIEVLVLALRCTEKEPKQRPTMREVVKMLQHAKY